From Mobula hypostoma chromosome 8, sMobHyp1.1, whole genome shotgun sequence, the proteins below share one genomic window:
- the LOC134350734 gene encoding heterogeneous nuclear ribonucleoprotein L-like, with protein MSSADYYDTGDYVDDYYESSHHPSKRLKVADSDTDFDSDDDGRLCGLDAGDHDGDRDRDRDRDRDRPRSQYKTAPSPVVHVRALCDSVIEADLVKGVDRFGPVSYVMMLPNKRQALVEFQDLQSAQKCVAYSRRRLVTIAGHPAYFNFSTSQRITRPGGPEDPKHINNVLFLSIQNPLYPITTDVLYTVCNACGPVLRIVIFKKNGIQALVEFDSVQSAQKAKASLNGADIYSGCCTLKIEYAKPTRLNVFKNDSESWDYTNPDLTARDERRRQGQPALLGDHPSTYGGFQANPLVLAHRMDSRASNNRPMHLYSAPDYDFVSQGKVIMIYGLNPHKMNCEKVFNLLCLYGNIEKVKFMKSMPDAAMVEMGDEFSVDRAITHLNGVEMFGKRINLCVSKQASIVPSQSYELVDGTDSYKEFANSRNNRFTNPGQAAKNRIQPPSNVLHFFNAPPCVTEEYFQEVCEECELKPFKTIKMFTGKSDRSLSGLLEWESKNDAVEALTVLNHYQMKNTNGPYPYTLKLCFSTMSHA; from the exons GATCACGATGGAGATCGGGATCGTGATAGAGACAGAGATCGGGATCGACCAAGAAGCCAGTACAAGACTGCCCCATCACCCGTAGTTCATGTCCGTGCTCTTTGTGATTCTGTCATTGAAGCTGATCTAGTAAAAGGGGTTGATCGATTTGGACCAGTAAG CTATGTGATGATGTTGCCAAACAAGCGGCAAGCCCTGGTCGAATTCCAAGATTTGCAGAGTGCCCAGAAGTGTGTTGCCTACTCTAGACGACGCTTAGTCACAATTGCAGGACACCCTGCTTACTTTAATTTTTCTACCAGTCAGCGCATCACCCGTCCTGGGGGTCCTGAAGATCCAAAGCACATCAACAATGTTCTTTTTTTGTCCATCCAGAATCCTTTGTATCCAATTACAACA GATGTTTTGTACACTGTCTGCAATGCATGTGGACCAGTACTTCGTATCGTAATATTTAAGAAGAATGGGATACAAGCTCTAGTTGAAT TTGATTCAGTCCAAAGTGCCCAGAAGGCAAAAGCTTCTCTAAATGGAGCAGATATTTACTCCGGTTGCTGCACATTAAAAATTGAGTACGCAAAG CCTACTCGACTGAATGTATTCAAGAATGATAGCGAATCCTGGGACTACACTAATCCTGATTTAACTGCACGAG ATGAACGGAGGCGTCAAGGACAGCCAGCCCTTCTAGGAGATCATCCCTCAACATATGGGG GTTTTCAAGCAAACCCTTTGGTACTGGCACACAGAATGGATTCTCGTGCTTCCAACAACAGGCCCATGCATCTCTACTCAGCTCCTGATTATGACTTTGTTTCCCAAGGCAAAGTTATAATGATTTATGGACTTAATCCACACAAAATGAATTGTGAAAAAGTCTTCAACCTTCTCTGTCTTTATGGCAATATTGAAAAG GTTAAGTTCATGAAGAGCATGCCAGATGCCGCCATGGTTGAAATGGGGGATGAATTTTCTGTGGATCGAGCTATTACTCATTTAAATGGTGTAGAGATGTTTGGAAAGAGAATTAATTTGTG CGTCTCTAAGCAGGCATCAATTGTTCCAAGTCAGTCTTACGAGTTGGTAGATGGCACTGATAGTTACAAGGAGTTCGCCAATTCGAGGAATAATCGCTTCACCAATCCAGGGCAAGCAGCCAAAAACAGGATCCAGCCCCCTTCCAATGTGCTTCATTTCTTCAATGCTCCTCCATGTGTTACAGAGGAATACTTCCAAGAG GTTTGTGAGGAGTGTGAACTGAAGCCTTTTAAAACTATCAAGATGTTTACTGGAAAAT CTGACAGGAGTTTATCTGGCCTGTTGGAGTGGGAATCCAAAAATGATGCTGTAGAAGCACTGACAGTACTGAATCACTACCAGATGAAAAACACAA ATGGCCCGTACCCTTACACCTTGAAGCTCTGCTTTTCCACCATGTCTCATGCATGA